One Brachyspira suanatina DNA segment encodes these proteins:
- the murJ gene encoding murein biosynthesis integral membrane protein MurJ: MSENKTVSKEKIAKSSLKMSLVTTVSRVFGLVRDQIQAALLGTTFIADAFAIGFILPNLLRRLFAEGNMVASFIPVFTELEKEKGIEESKKFFRAVFTLLGLILIVVVGIGIIISPLLVKILYKSAHNNIEALNLASDLSRIMFPYLLFISLAALMQGVLNIRGYYSISAASPILLNTVIISMALFFKFFLPNFFNNMAYVFAFAVLLGGFVQFAYQMPFVHKQGFSFKPYFHFKEPYVIKMIKLFAPGIFGASIYQINLLVSTAFAGAIGEGRVSAVTFATRIHEFVLGVFAVSVATVMLPTLSKLIADNKKDEAVENLGYSLRLVALVTIPATFGFVVLGREIVRMIFEYGAFSSKSTYLVSSALRYLSISLFFVASYRILVQSFYAMKDMKTPVYVAFFTFIINAVSNYLCVYVFKFDIIGISISSVVANIVSFCILYTLLIKRMAVKSIINRKIEVVKTLAASLFMAASVYGMKYYLLSSNADSRIFFILKVFIVILLGVVFYSVINIILRNDDFVSFISMFKGRLSRKFLKK, encoded by the coding sequence CAATAGGATTCATACTTCCAAATTTATTGAGGAGATTGTTTGCTGAAGGTAATATGGTTGCAAGTTTTATACCTGTATTTACAGAGCTTGAAAAAGAAAAAGGCATTGAAGAATCAAAGAAATTTTTTAGGGCAGTTTTTACATTATTAGGATTAATACTTATAGTAGTTGTAGGTATTGGAATAATAATATCTCCTTTGCTTGTAAAAATACTTTATAAATCTGCACATAATAATATAGAAGCACTTAATTTGGCATCGGATCTATCAAGGATAATGTTTCCTTATCTTTTGTTTATATCTTTGGCTGCTTTGATGCAGGGCGTACTTAACATAAGAGGTTATTATTCTATATCTGCGGCAAGCCCTATACTTTTAAATACTGTAATTATATCTATGGCTTTGTTTTTTAAATTCTTTTTGCCTAATTTCTTTAATAATATGGCTTATGTATTTGCTTTTGCTGTACTGCTTGGAGGATTTGTACAATTTGCTTATCAAATGCCTTTTGTACATAAACAGGGTTTTAGTTTCAAGCCTTATTTTCATTTTAAAGAACCTTATGTTATAAAGATGATAAAATTATTTGCTCCCGGTATTTTTGGTGCAAGTATATATCAGATAAATTTACTTGTTTCTACTGCATTTGCCGGTGCTATTGGAGAGGGTAGGGTTTCGGCTGTAACATTTGCTACTAGAATACATGAATTTGTATTGGGGGTTTTTGCTGTAAGCGTTGCAACTGTTATGCTTCCTACTTTAAGTAAATTAATAGCTGACAATAAAAAAGATGAAGCTGTTGAAAATTTAGGATATTCTTTAAGGCTTGTTGCTTTAGTTACTATTCCTGCCACTTTCGGATTTGTGGTACTTGGCAGAGAAATTGTAAGAATGATATTTGAGTATGGAGCTTTCTCTTCAAAATCTACATATTTAGTATCAAGTGCTTTAAGATATTTATCTATATCATTATTTTTTGTGGCAAGCTATAGAATACTTGTACAGTCATTTTATGCTATGAAAGATATGAAAACTCCTGTATATGTAGCATTTTTTACCTTTATTATCAATGCTGTTAGTAATTATTTATGTGTTTACGTATTTAAATTCGATATTATAGGAATATCTATATCAAGTGTTGTTGCAAATATTGTATCTTTTTGTATACTATATACATTGCTTATAAAGAGAATGGCAGTGAAATCGATAATAAATAGAAAAATTGAGGTTGTAAAGACATTGGCTGCTAGTTTATTTATGGCGGCTTCTGTTTATGGAATGAAATATTATTTATTATCCAGCAATGCTGATTCTAGGATATTTTTTATATTAAAAGTATTTATAGTAATATTATTAGGAGTTGTTTTTTATTCTGTAATCAATATTATATTAAGGAATGATGATTTTGTTTCCTTTATTAGCATGTTTAAAGGAAGATTATCAAGAAAGTTTCTAAAAAAATAA